A segment of the Toxotes jaculatrix isolate fToxJac2 chromosome 2, fToxJac2.pri, whole genome shotgun sequence genome:
AAGAAGCTGTTCTTCCATGTAAAAGAAGTGCAAGATGGCCTGGAGCTCCAGACAGGGGATGAGGTGGAGTTCTCAGTTGTCCTTAATCAACGCACAGGAAAATGTAGTGCCTGCAACGTACGCAGAGTCAGGTAGGGACTCCAGCAGGCTCCTTACTggatgttttaatgtttcaagTGACCTAAGATGAAAATATTTGGTCTCAGTGTTGATCTTTAAGTCATATTGTTCCCCTGACACTACAGTGAGGGGCCTAAACCGGTGGTGACTCCTCGTCCTGACCGTCTGGTGAACCGACTGAAGAGCATCACTCTTGATGACGCCAGTGCTCCTCGCCTGGTCATTGTAAGACAGCCCCGGGGTCCTGACAATTCAAAGGTACGACCAAGCCTCTGCTATAGCAACCACAGTTATTAGAGCTGATATTTTTAATTCACTGTATGATTAAATCATTCAAGTAACAATTGAACTCTTTTGTGTTAAACATTGTGTAATGTAATGATTTTTGCATCAGCGTTAATAAAGTTTGTCCTCTCCTGTACAGGGCTTCAATGTGGAGCGTAAGACGCGTCAGCCTGGTGTCATTGACTGAGCAATACAGAGCCCGCCTCATTCGGTGCTGGTGGGATGCTGTCCCAACGGGCAACAGCAGGAGATAAGGGAATTTGATTTGACACATGCTTGtacacacaaactcatgcacaaaacatacacacacatacagtaatcGGCATGTGTAATCTTTGTCCCCATCAATACCTGCGAGGGAACTTTTCTCATTCCACGGGTTCCCTGCCTCCCATGTATGATGTACTTGATACAGAGTCCACACTGCAGTGTACATGGGATCtccgagagtgtgtgtgtgtgcgcgtgtgcgtgcgtgtgtgtgagatgtaTCCTAGAAGTGATTATAGTGTGTAATGGAGGTATTTGTTTCTGAGGGCCTTGTCCTTCTAAATCAGAGTGACTGTGTGGCTGTCTCTGTCCTTATCTTTTGAATCTGCTTTGTCTGGAATTCTGCACCTGTAATCTGTCCAGTAGTTTGCCCGGGTGAATGAGTGTGACTGTTGGCATGTCTTtgagcttctgctccatttcttttttgtttttgttttttttttccctttctcatATTTGCTCCTTTACCCATGGAAACTTAAAATGGTTTCATTATGAGGTTTCCACTACTGTATGCTTTCCTACAAAAACGcataaagcaaagcaaagtttCCCTCCATAAGGAGGATCATATTTCTCATATGTGCAAGCTTAAACTGAGGATTCTTCTCTGCTCGGTTTTTTGAGCagttttaaaatgctttattgaagagctgaagtgaaagcatggtgtgtgtgatgtatgtgaATGTCAAAGTAGCTAATCTAATGGGATTTACTTTTACCAATCTGGAGCCTTTAGATACCTTTTTGGTATTCACATGCTCCACTTAAGCAATTTTTTCCCAGGTGCAGAATTCCTCGTGGCATCTTATATCTGCAGTTCTTTTAtactatgttttgttttgttttttttccttgcacatattttttttgcttttttccattGAAACTCAATCTGCTAATATTGAATTAAGTAAGAATAAGGTGCCTAAAAACTACAAGCAaagtgaaatgacaaaaaaaataaaaataaaaataaaaaaacaaaaattagaTGTATCCTCTGTTCCCAGCCAACCGCCAAAATATTCAGAACAATCTTAGGGTGGCTGTCTTTTCTAGTAGAAATAATACTGATATGCATCCCAAACCTGTGGGTTGAACTATACTGTATGtaatgtgtgctttttttttttttttcttagtgaaAGTTCAAACTTCAGATATAATGAAACAAATTTAACTTAAAGATGGAGAAAGGTAAAGTATTAGAAAttcagatacaaaaaaaaataaaaaatcaggaTATCAGTTATTGTGCTCTGGAGACATGGTGGGTGTGAGCTGTTGTGCCTCTGCACATTAAGTTACAGTCAAAATTAATTTCAACTTTAGAGATCACCGGGTTTCAGTTGAACCACGTACAGAGGTTCTCATGTACTTTTGTTAATGGTCTTGAATGAAACAATTGAATTAAAGTTTTATGAAAATCAcgagctgttttctgtttgtctttttatttcagaGAAAGGCTGAAAGTTTGCTCTAGCTGTGAACACAGTATTATGCAGACCAGTGTCATCCTCCAAACACAGCATTCGCCTGAGGGAAACATACAACCTCAAGATATTAACAGTCACCAGTATAAAACATAAGACAGTTATTATAACAAAGACAAAGGTGCATGTGTATAGTTAAACCTGAACAGAATCATTGTGCCACAGTGAGGAACAGTAACATCTGGGGGTTCCTCAGCAGCAGTTTACAGATTCACCCGAGACAAAGCTCAGTCAAAGCTTTCAGTCCAGTCCAAAATAAATACTGGCAGTAGTTCATTAGCGTTACATAGAAGAGTTATATAATATTCCTATTTTTAAGGTCACATGGGTTAGATACTACGCACAGTTGAAGGGAATTATttaatttgatatttatgaataaaatgcaacatttaaatttgtgaatCTGTTCTTTTGTTAAGttaaaatgtgcttatttttttttattttattttttttaaggcatTCTGTATCATTGAGGCACTTCCAGTTGCGATGGGTGTTTGATTTCAACTTCAGTCGATCCCTGGTGGAGGACCGCTGGTGTCACTTCTGACATGGAGCCTATTTAATCACTAGGGGGCTCTTGAGGGGAACAAACCATGGGAACACTGGGAACATGTGGAAGTGAATGCACCACGGTGCTTGTCCATCCCAACCACATACGTACACTAAGCCTTGGCTACAAGCACTCAATATAAGTTAAACTAAGATGATTGGCACATTGAAGTGTATGGAATGAAATTAGCGCAGCTGGAGTGCAATGGAGCACTCATCGTATTTTAGTGACTTTGCGACTGATCATTTCACTCTAAACCTTAGTACTGCCCAGGTATATAGTAAGTTCAGAGCGGTGAATTACCTTCTTTTTAGTCTGTAATTGAGCACTTTGGGCTTCAGACCAGCGCGTCCACCACTCCCTGAGCTCCGTGGGACCTGTGGGCCGCCTCTCTTTTGTCTGGCTGGGAGAAACTAGAGCATGAGGAGAGCTGAAGTTTTCTCTGGGCAGGAACTTCCTGTTAACATTCACATTCCCCTGTGGATCAGATGGTTGCTGATTTGCATTCTTAGTTGAAAACTCAGTGGCAGCTTTTGCGGCTGAATCCTCTTCCACAACTTTTTGAGTGGCGAAGAAATCAAGCCCCTGTATTTTGCGCTTGTACTCCTCCAGTTTGGCCTTGCACTCAGCAGCCTTTGCTCTCATCTCAAGGAACTGACATTGCAAATCTTTCTCATAACCTTCCTCTGCCTTTAATTCATTTTCCCAAAACCTGATCTGCTCCATCTCCTCTGCAGCCATCCTCTGCTGGGCTTCCTGCTCAGCTCTTTCGgccctctgtttttcttcaagCTCAAAAATCTGTTTGTCAGTGCGTGCTATGTGGTCCTGTAAATCCTGCAAACAACTGAGCTGAATGATTATGGTTTCTCTCagactgtttttctcctcttcagttGTGATGCAGCTTGAGCTGAACAGGTCATCGGATTTTGCCCCTTGACTTTTCTTGCAGTGCTTGCTTTCTTTACCCTTCGTCTGACTTCCCATGCAGCAGGATGTTTGATGGTCCAAGTCTGACTTTAAACTTTTCTGACCTCTGACTTTGCTCCTACTACTTTGACCTAAGTTATCTTTTTCAACAGAGAGTGAAACATCCAAAAAGGTACGGTTCCATTTATCGGTCTTCTTACTGCTTTCCTTATCACAGGCAGTACTGTAGACCTTTCCTTTCCCCAGACTCTCCAGCCACTCCCAGGCCTCCTCCATGAGCGTCAGAGACTTTCTTTTAGGCCTTTTCAGGTCTTCTTTTTGCTGCTCAGCTTCTTGTCTTAAACAAGACAGCGGTGGCAAGCTTTGGCGATGCAGACTTAGTGAACTGCTGCCCCGCCGCATCCTAGCCCCCGCATCTTTTCTTCTCAGGGGT
Coding sequences within it:
- the rassf11 gene encoding ras association domain-containing protein 8, which encodes MEVKVSVDGIPRVVCGVTEETTCQEVVIALAQALSQSGRYTLREKFKDFERCMTPNERLLETLEKYGDQAKEVQLTLLHNGPSAWDEMSRAKAGRYHPCPPLRRKDAGARMRRGSSSLSLHRQSLPPLSCLRQEAEQQKEDLKRPKRKSLTLMEEAWEWLESLGKGKVYSTACDKESSKKTDKWNRTFLDVSLSVEKDNLGQSSRSKVRGQKSLKSDLDHQTSCCMGSQTKGKESKHCKKSQGAKSDDLFSSSCITTEEEKNSLRETIIIQLSCLQDLQDHIARTDKQIFELEEKQRAERAEQEAQQRMAAEEMEQIRFWENELKAEEGYEKDLQCQFLEMRAKAAECKAKLEEYKRKIQGLDFFATQKVVEEDSAAKAATEFSTKNANQQPSDPQGNVNVNRKFLPRENFSSPHALVSPSQTKERRPTGPTELREWWTRWSEAQSAQLQTKKKVIHRSELTIYLGSTKV